The following are encoded together in the Candidatus Methylomirabilis oxygeniifera genome:
- a CDS encoding exported protein of unknown function (Evidence 5 : No homology to any previously reported sequences), with product MRRRLTIQVLIWGVFIAWAATIAGAQEPSEREVLMLGARNAWKSGAYEKAISRYRSAITLDPTQWDAATELGWLLLDAGRPFEALTQFEAAATLAPDDLTIWRNKARAYGWTFQYERALAEFDAILKRFPDDAATALERDGREALWLGRLRRAKTAFEQLVELTTQNSDALFDLGQIATLGGRPSEAQALYRQLMFVAPGHRQAERALDLSELSQRPLLTLGYDYIDQKGYNGSRSIRYGLAAAEGRVQMSNEVSARVRYENVRFDFGRNHLLTNVETVGLRYSPNGYFHMDGFASELHYNEIGRDRLNVGVGVSYEMPSGARVRVDFERKDLWENQTTVLDGITVNRLLASVSGTLDRRVDWTIQGNYANYSDHNTRIGGEFLALYRLLWFPKTLRLIYRVNAYGFQRERSYFSPGTYATNTVAVEFQRWLGYPTKEDYLAEAPRNHYTAYYGISVDSNGKLFHEWQGKLAYALARQLDAGLSAKAIRSSVYDEWNAGVLIDYRF from the coding sequence ATGCGCCGCCGACTCACTATCCAGGTCCTGATCTGGGGCGTATTCATTGCTTGGGCCGCGACCATCGCGGGGGCCCAAGAGCCTAGCGAGCGAGAGGTGTTGATGTTGGGCGCGAGGAACGCCTGGAAGAGCGGGGCCTATGAGAAGGCAATCTCCAGGTATAGGTCGGCGATTACGCTCGACCCAACACAGTGGGATGCCGCTACTGAGCTCGGATGGCTGTTGCTTGATGCGGGACGCCCTTTTGAGGCTCTCACACAATTCGAGGCCGCCGCAACGCTCGCACCTGATGATCTCACAATATGGCGAAACAAAGCCAGGGCGTACGGTTGGACATTCCAGTATGAGCGCGCCTTAGCCGAATTTGACGCGATCCTCAAACGGTTTCCGGATGATGCGGCCACGGCGCTGGAACGTGACGGGAGGGAAGCATTGTGGCTGGGGCGACTGAGACGGGCCAAGACTGCTTTCGAACAACTCGTCGAGCTTACGACGCAGAACAGCGACGCGCTGTTCGATCTTGGGCAGATCGCGACGCTGGGCGGAAGACCATCGGAGGCGCAGGCGCTATACCGCCAATTGATGTTTGTCGCGCCGGGACATCGACAGGCCGAGCGCGCACTGGATCTCAGCGAGCTATCCCAACGGCCGCTTCTCACGCTGGGCTACGACTATATCGATCAGAAGGGCTATAATGGTAGTCGGTCAATCAGGTACGGACTGGCCGCTGCGGAGGGACGTGTGCAGATGTCGAACGAGGTGTCGGCCCGCGTCAGGTACGAGAATGTGCGATTCGATTTCGGACGCAACCATCTGTTGACCAATGTGGAAACCGTGGGGTTGCGCTACAGTCCGAACGGTTATTTCCACATGGATGGATTCGCGAGCGAACTCCACTACAACGAGATCGGACGGGACCGCCTGAATGTCGGCGTTGGCGTATCATACGAGATGCCGTCCGGAGCGAGGGTGCGGGTTGACTTCGAGCGGAAGGACCTGTGGGAGAACCAGACAACCGTCCTGGATGGGATTACCGTCAATAGACTCTTGGCGAGTGTGAGCGGAACGCTCGACCGTCGCGTCGACTGGACGATACAAGGCAACTACGCGAACTATTCCGATCACAATACCAGGATCGGGGGCGAGTTTCTCGCGTTGTATCGGCTACTCTGGTTTCCGAAGACGCTTCGCCTCATCTACCGTGTAAACGCCTACGGGTTTCAGCGGGAGCGATCGTATTTCTCGCCGGGCACATACGCCACGAACACGGTCGCCGTGGAATTTCAACGCTGGTTGGGCTATCCGACGAAAGAGGACTATCTGGCGGAGGCGCCGCGCAACCACTATACCGCCTATTACGGGATCTCCGTGGACAGTAACGGGAAGTTGTTTCACGAGTGGCAAGGAAAGCTCGCCTATGCGCTGGCGCGCCAACTCGATGCCGGCCTGTCGGCAAAGGCGATTCGGTCAAGTGTATATGATGAATGGAACGCGGGGGTACTGATCGACTACAGGTTCTGA
- a CDS encoding exported protein of unknown function (Evidence 5 : No homology to any previously reported sequences), which translates to MTRWTAILLTVALIGIAYTAPAQERQAQIDENFLLLMGARNAAKAGKHDTSVRRYRTLLARDSRLNDARRELGWVLIAAGKVAEAQEEFRVALHANPKDTEAWKGILEVLRKTDQKDEFLKVLDRLVELEPTRKDLRMQLALELHNRGRFAEAEKHIVVLLGE; encoded by the coding sequence ATGACGCGGTGGACAGCAATCCTGCTGACGGTAGCGCTGATAGGTATAGCCTACACCGCACCGGCTCAGGAGCGACAGGCACAAATCGACGAGAACTTCCTCCTGCTGATGGGAGCAAGGAACGCAGCGAAGGCCGGCAAGCACGACACGTCGGTGCGGCGCTACCGGACGCTGCTGGCAAGGGACTCGCGACTCAACGACGCACGAAGGGAGCTGGGGTGGGTGCTGATCGCAGCCGGCAAGGTTGCAGAAGCGCAAGAGGAGTTTCGGGTCGCCCTGCACGCAAACCCCAAGGACACAGAGGCCTGGAAGGGGATCCTCGAGGTACTGCGGAAGACCGATCAGAAGGACGAGTTTCTGAAGGTGTTAGATCGACTGGTTGAGCTTGAGCCCACGCGGAAGGACCTGAGGATGCAGCTTGCGCTCGAGCTGCACAACCGCGGCCGGTTCGCAGAGGCCGAAAAGCATATTGTTGTACTGCTGGGAGAGTAG
- a CDS encoding protein of unknown function (Evidence 5 : No homology to any previously reported sequences), whose amino-acid sequence MTPKRMNGMQLIRNGWFIGAVGLLWGGAVWGDFQWLYTAEIELERLARAVEAPDPVKAIRVYEQIAHSRARRDDLDTFVTLGQVLERSGRADEAIEVWRRVVVAIPEDEGLRLRLALTLHNAGRYGEAEPHFAALLREGPE is encoded by the coding sequence ATGACACCGAAACGCATGAACGGTATGCAACTGATCCGAAACGGATGGTTCATCGGCGCGGTCGGATTGCTGTGGGGGGGTGCGGTCTGGGGTGACTTTCAATGGCTCTATACGGCTGAGATCGAGCTCGAGCGGCTGGCGAGGGCGGTGGAGGCGCCAGATCCGGTAAAGGCAATACGCGTGTATGAGCAGATTGCACATTCGCGAGCGAGGCGGGATGATCTCGATACCTTTGTGACGCTCGGACAGGTGCTTGAGCGGTCAGGGCGGGCGGACGAAGCGATTGAGGTCTGGCGGCGAGTCGTTGTCGCGATCCCCGAGGACGAAGGGCTGAGGTTGCGACTCGCGCTAACGCTGCACAACGCAGGCCGATATGGGGAAGCAGAGCCGCACTTCGCCGCGCTGCTGAGGGAGGGACCGGAATAG
- a CDS encoding putative Cellulose synthase (UDP-forming) (Evidence 3 : Function proposed based on presence of conserved amino acid motif, structural feature or limited homology): MVLTIAVYLYYLTYRLLYTINWDATTFSLIFYYAEFHGCLSLALYFFQMWHPLHRNPPPAPPGLRVDVYIPTYKEDVSLVRKTVLGCINMAYPHTTYILDDGNRPEFAALAAELGCAYVARRERAHAKAGNLNHALSISDGDFIVVFDADYVPQPDFLDKTLGYFTDEKVAFVQTPQNYYNVESFSFRFKFEKREKWNEGDMFYRLMMPARDYWNAAFFAGTGAVFRKRALDEIGGFATETITEDLHTSVRLYKAGWKGVYHNELLSSGLAATDLKNYHIQKLRWAEGNISLLFADNPLWTKGLTLPQRICFFATVFGWFIGLPKLIYFVTPAIMLLTGWYPIFPFDRPFMWRYAIFLAVVIVSIKIVSRGQGRIRDDEIYNMMNFFVLSKAVVKALLRLKARFIVTAKGAGEAVSLSALLPQLTIILLCVTAIEWGALKWAYGVSHNRLGLGIGMFWSGVNGYLACLVVATVTASLHRRKESRFLGGLPVWYEAGENKRLASGLGTATDLNEDGMALTTFSALPVGEQVGLRLYLGSRVMTCNGVVLYINRSTTTEGVFRYGVKFTDLSREDKDAITEFCFSQMLPAFMHRFDVRPSSLTRFILAYYDRRQIKRRTKRMAISLPMILRGEPPHYTVTEDVSLGGLAFMVGSPMATGTHASITLVTPFGRLDAEIEIRNCRGVAAGRSYRVGATFAEPLSPSRKILTQLCETGR, translated from the coding sequence ATGGTACTCACCATCGCGGTCTATCTGTATTATCTCACCTACCGGCTGTTGTATACGATCAATTGGGATGCGACAACATTCTCCCTGATCTTTTATTACGCAGAATTCCACGGATGCCTTTCCCTCGCTCTCTACTTCTTCCAGATGTGGCATCCGCTCCATCGAAACCCGCCTCCTGCGCCGCCCGGCTTGCGGGTAGACGTCTATATCCCCACCTACAAGGAGGACGTCAGTCTCGTCAGGAAAACGGTGTTAGGCTGCATTAACATGGCCTATCCCCATACGACCTACATTCTGGACGACGGAAATCGGCCTGAATTTGCCGCGCTCGCAGCGGAACTGGGATGCGCATATGTGGCGCGGAGGGAGCGAGCCCATGCGAAGGCCGGCAACCTGAACCACGCCCTGTCGATCTCCGATGGGGACTTTATCGTGGTCTTTGACGCGGACTATGTCCCTCAACCCGATTTCCTCGACAAGACGCTCGGGTACTTCACGGACGAGAAGGTGGCTTTCGTCCAAACACCGCAAAATTACTACAACGTCGAGTCATTCTCATTCCGATTCAAATTTGAGAAGAGAGAAAAATGGAACGAAGGGGATATGTTCTATCGCCTCATGATGCCAGCACGGGACTACTGGAACGCCGCCTTCTTCGCCGGAACAGGGGCGGTATTCCGAAAGAGAGCCCTCGATGAGATCGGCGGGTTTGCGACAGAAACGATCACGGAAGATCTCCACACCAGCGTTCGCCTGTACAAGGCAGGGTGGAAGGGCGTGTATCACAATGAACTGTTATCAAGTGGGCTCGCTGCCACCGATCTCAAGAACTATCACATACAGAAACTCCGATGGGCCGAAGGGAATATCAGTCTCCTCTTTGCCGATAACCCGCTGTGGACCAAAGGCTTGACCTTGCCGCAGCGGATCTGTTTCTTTGCCACGGTATTCGGCTGGTTCATCGGGCTGCCAAAGCTCATTTACTTTGTGACGCCGGCGATCATGCTGCTAACCGGGTGGTATCCCATCTTTCCCTTTGACCGGCCGTTCATGTGGCGGTACGCGATATTCCTGGCGGTAGTCATTGTAAGCATCAAGATTGTCAGTCGTGGGCAAGGCCGAATCCGTGATGATGAGATCTACAACATGATGAACTTCTTTGTACTGTCTAAGGCCGTGGTCAAGGCTCTGTTGCGGTTGAAGGCTCGGTTCATCGTGACGGCAAAAGGGGCCGGCGAGGCGGTCAGCCTGTCGGCGCTCCTCCCCCAGTTGACGATTATCCTCTTGTGCGTTACTGCCATCGAGTGGGGGGCGCTCAAATGGGCCTATGGCGTGTCACACAACCGGTTGGGACTGGGCATCGGCATGTTCTGGAGCGGGGTCAACGGCTACCTGGCATGTCTGGTCGTGGCAACGGTGACCGCTTCTCTGCACCGCCGAAAGGAGTCTCGGTTCCTTGGCGGTCTGCCTGTCTGGTACGAGGCCGGCGAGAATAAGCGCCTGGCGAGCGGCTTGGGCACAGCCACGGATCTGAATGAGGATGGTATGGCGCTGACGACATTCTCCGCTCTTCCTGTCGGGGAACAGGTGGGATTGAGGCTGTACCTGGGCTCCCGGGTTATGACGTGCAACGGAGTCGTCCTGTATATCAACCGAAGCACGACAACGGAAGGGGTCTTCCGATATGGTGTGAAATTCACTGACCTGAGCAGGGAGGACAAGGATGCGATTACGGAGTTCTGTTTCAGCCAAATGTTGCCCGCCTTCATGCACCGATTCGACGTCAGGCCGTCGTCGCTGACCAGGTTTATTCTGGCCTATTATGACCGGCGGCAGATCAAGCGGAGGACGAAACGCATGGCGATCAGTCTGCCGATGATCCTGCGCGGCGAGCCGCCACACTACACGGTGACGGAGGATGTCAGCTTAGGCGGTCTGGCATTCATGGTCGGCTCCCCGATGGCAACTGGTACGCATGCCTCGATCACGCTGGTCACGCCGTTCGGAAGGCTTGATGCCGAGATCGAGATTCGCAATTGTCGGGGGGTGGCGGCCGGACGGTCATACCGGGTCGGCGCCACGTTTGCAGAGCCGCTTAGCCCCTCCCGTAAGATCCTAACGCAACTCTGCGAGACAGGCCGATGA
- a CDS encoding exported protein of unknown function (Evidence 5 : No homology to any previously reported sequences), whose product MWLCGPRTVGGVLLSAFQLASLGSAHSQERAVLIPNRHFNETFDAVSRVTV is encoded by the coding sequence ATGTGGCTATGTGGCCCACGTACGGTTGGCGGTGTCTTGCTTTCAGCCTTTCAGCTTGCTTCGTTAGGATCGGCTCACTCACAGGAACGCGCTGTGCTCATTCCAAACCGTCACTTCAATGAGACGTTCGATGCGGTCTCACGGGTTACCGTGTAA
- the acsA gene encoding Acetyl-coenzyme A synthetase (Acetate--CoA ligase) (Acyl-activating enzyme) (Evidence 2a : Function of homologous gene experimentally demonstrated in an other organism; PubMedId : 7751300; Product type e : enzyme): MTQTRSRDDTPISAPLRERRKFKPPATFVKRAVVNKASVYRAASKDPTAFWERQAKALHWFKPWKRVLQWKAPHAKWFAGGKLNVAYNCLDRHVNGPLRTKAALIWEGEPGETRTFTYWDLYREVNRFAAALKRHGVKKGDRITIYMPMIPEVAIAMLACARIGAPHSVIFGGFSPEAVRDRILDADSALVITADGGYRRGGVVSLKQNTDEALKACPGVKTVIVVKRTGQVVEMQPGRDVWWTDFIKDAPARCAPAIMDAEDMLFLLYTSGSTGKPKGIIHTTGGYLTGVVATHNWVFDIQDNDVYWCTADVGWVTGHSYVVYGPLANGATTVMYEGTPDYPDKDRFWRIIERHGITICYTAPTAIRTFMKWGEEYPKRCDLSSLRLLGSVGEPINPEAWVWYWKVIGGGRCPVVDTWWQTETGHILITPLPGITTLKPGSAAQPFPGIDAEVVDESGRPAATGYLVIRQPWPGMLRGIWGDPDRYVKQYWSNYKGIYFTGDGASRDNDGDFWLLGRVDDVMNVSGHRVSTVEVESALVDHPCVAEAAVIGRTHEIKGQAVAAFVTIRDGTRPTPELETAIKAHVVKKIGAFARPDDLIFTAELPKTRSGKIMRRLLRDIAEGRALGDTTTLADANVVAELKAKYGEQ, from the coding sequence ATGACCCAGACTAGGAGTCGAGACGATACCCCAATTTCAGCGCCTCTCAGGGAGCGACGAAAATTCAAGCCGCCCGCGACGTTTGTCAAGCGGGCGGTTGTCAATAAGGCTTCCGTTTACCGGGCGGCATCGAAAGATCCGACTGCATTCTGGGAGCGCCAGGCTAAGGCTCTTCACTGGTTCAAGCCATGGAAGCGGGTGCTGCAATGGAAAGCACCGCATGCCAAGTGGTTTGCCGGCGGCAAGCTGAACGTGGCCTATAACTGCCTCGACCGCCATGTGAACGGTCCCTTGCGCACCAAGGCGGCCCTCATCTGGGAGGGGGAACCGGGCGAGACGCGGACATTCACCTACTGGGACCTCTATCGTGAGGTCAACCGCTTTGCGGCGGCCCTCAAGCGGCACGGCGTCAAAAAAGGAGATCGGATCACCATCTATATGCCGATGATCCCGGAGGTCGCTATTGCGATGCTGGCGTGTGCGCGCATCGGTGCGCCCCACAGCGTGATCTTCGGCGGGTTCTCGCCGGAGGCGGTCCGGGATCGGATCCTCGACGCCGACTCGGCTCTCGTGATTACGGCTGACGGCGGCTACCGTCGTGGCGGGGTGGTCTCGCTCAAACAGAACACCGACGAAGCGCTTAAGGCGTGCCCCGGCGTGAAAACCGTCATTGTAGTCAAGCGGACCGGGCAGGTGGTAGAGATGCAGCCGGGCCGGGACGTCTGGTGGACCGATTTCATCAAGGACGCGCCGGCCAGGTGCGCCCCCGCGATCATGGACGCCGAGGATATGCTGTTTCTCCTCTATACCTCCGGTTCGACCGGGAAACCGAAAGGGATCATTCATACTACAGGCGGCTATCTGACCGGAGTGGTGGCCACACACAACTGGGTCTTCGATATCCAAGACAACGATGTCTACTGGTGTACCGCCGACGTGGGCTGGGTCACGGGTCATTCCTACGTCGTCTATGGACCGCTGGCCAACGGGGCCACCACCGTCATGTACGAGGGGACCCCGGATTACCCGGATAAGGATCGCTTTTGGCGCATCATCGAGAGGCATGGAATTACGATCTGCTATACGGCCCCCACGGCCATCCGCACCTTTATGAAGTGGGGCGAGGAGTATCCAAAACGCTGCGACCTCTCCAGCCTCCGGTTGCTCGGCAGCGTTGGTGAACCGATCAATCCCGAGGCGTGGGTCTGGTACTGGAAGGTGATCGGCGGCGGCCGCTGTCCGGTGGTGGACACCTGGTGGCAGACCGAGACCGGCCATATCCTCATCACGCCGCTTCCAGGAATTACGACGCTCAAGCCGGGCTCGGCTGCCCAACCCTTTCCGGGGATCGATGCGGAGGTGGTGGATGAGAGCGGCAGGCCCGCTGCGACCGGCTATCTCGTGATTCGTCAGCCTTGGCCCGGTATGCTTCGCGGGATCTGGGGCGACCCTGACCGCTATGTGAAGCAGTACTGGTCGAATTATAAAGGCATCTACTTCACCGGTGATGGGGCCAGCCGGGACAACGATGGCGATTTCTGGCTGCTGGGGCGCGTCGATGACGTGATGAACGTCTCCGGACATCGTGTCTCGACGGTGGAGGTGGAGTCGGCCCTTGTGGATCACCCGTGCGTGGCCGAGGCGGCTGTCATCGGGCGCACACACGAGATTAAGGGGCAGGCCGTTGCCGCCTTTGTGACCATCCGGGACGGCACCAGGCCGACGCCGGAGCTCGAGACGGCGATCAAAGCTCATGTGGTCAAGAAGATCGGCGCCTTCGCCAGGCCGGACGACCTGATCTTTACGGCCGAACTGCCCAAAACCCGCAGCGGCAAGATCATGCGCCGCCTGCTTCGCGACATTGCCGAAGGCCGGGCATTGGGCGATACCACTACACTGGCGGACGCCAATGTAGTGGCCGAGCTCAAGGCCAAATACGGCGAGCAGTAG
- a CDS encoding putative Lipoprotein (Evidence 3 : Function proposed based on presence of conserved amino acid motif, structural feature or limited homology) produces MRRNRKPFVMLALSALLSFAACANITVNVYFPEKDVKSAYKSLEDELLQQTPKKEKEAAPAQSPTSRLWQGRQSLLTVVRASRITLVAEAWAQDDLSRRITQEIKSYPEVIAAYKGIGQRLARLNQLRDQGLVGEAKDGKAALRANPPQVGEAETALLREENQDREVVINGMAKAILKLTQQDGRPANPAEAKAQAADTFASIRREGARPGWWVQLPNGTWTRK; encoded by the coding sequence ATGCGCAGAAATAGAAAACCATTCGTGATGCTTGCCCTGAGCGCTCTACTCAGCTTCGCTGCCTGCGCGAACATTACGGTCAACGTCTATTTTCCGGAAAAGGACGTGAAGTCGGCCTACAAGTCGCTTGAAGACGAGCTGCTGCAACAGACTCCGAAGAAAGAAAAGGAAGCGGCGCCGGCTCAGTCGCCAACATCCCGCCTGTGGCAAGGGCGGCAGTCGCTGCTAACCGTAGTCCGCGCTTCGCGAATAACGCTGGTGGCCGAAGCGTGGGCCCAGGACGATCTCTCGCGGCGAATTACGCAGGAGATCAAGAGCTATCCCGAGGTGATCGCCGCCTATAAAGGGATCGGCCAGCGACTCGCCCGGCTGAATCAGCTTCGAGATCAAGGATTGGTGGGTGAGGCGAAAGATGGGAAGGCGGCTCTACGCGCGAATCCTCCCCAGGTAGGCGAGGCGGAGACTGCGTTGCTGCGGGAGGAGAATCAGGACCGCGAGGTGGTAATCAACGGGATGGCCAAGGCGATCCTCAAGCTCACTCAGCAAGACGGAAGACCTGCGAATCCGGCAGAGGCCAAAGCGCAGGCCGCCGACACCTTTGCGTCGATCCGCCGCGAAGGGGCTCGCCCAGGCTGGTGGGTCCAGCTCCCAAACGGCACCTGGACGCGTAAGTAA